A portion of the Microbulbifer agarilyticus genome contains these proteins:
- the dld gene encoding D-lactate dehydrogenase — protein MPENATAPNKAQVDTRQLLQQLEQLLGCERVITDAERNEYYRTGYRSGEGVALAVVFPDSLLQLWRTLEACVHAGVIIILQAANTGLTEGSTPSGTDYDRPVVVINTLRMDTIHLLGEGNHRGEQVVALPGATLNSLEKQLAPLRRSPHSEIGSSCLGASVIGGIANNSGGALCQRGPAYTELALYAQVDARGELQLINHLGIELGENPEEILTNLEHGNFAEVGQLAYSNSNTRPRMASDREYVERVRDVDADTPARFNADPRRLFETSGCAGKVAVFAVRLDTYPTPKRTQTFYIGSDDPTVFARLRRGLLSELPTIPLLGEYLHRDMFDLAAEYGRDSFYLINTLGTSNMPRFFALKGRVDAWLEKRSFLPRFLSERLLQKISKLLPQHLPKRMLDYRGKYPHHLIVKVADDGIESTREWLQAFFENEENTGDFFICTTEEASKAMLHRFVSAGAAMRYQAVHYKRVGELLPLDIALRRNDMDWEEKLPAEIADQLEQRLYYGHFLCNVFHQDYVLKKDADHEAVKKAMLTLLDQRGARYPAEHNVGHLYQAPDAQREFFEQLDPTNTFNPGIGKTAKTRRCCSCG, from the coding sequence ATGCCAGAAAACGCCACCGCCCCCAACAAAGCCCAGGTAGATACCCGGCAACTACTCCAACAACTGGAACAGTTGCTGGGCTGCGAGCGCGTGATTACCGACGCCGAGCGCAACGAATACTACCGTACAGGTTATCGCTCTGGTGAGGGCGTGGCACTTGCGGTGGTGTTCCCGGACTCGCTCCTGCAACTCTGGCGCACCCTGGAGGCCTGCGTGCATGCGGGTGTCATCATTATCTTGCAGGCGGCCAATACCGGCCTGACAGAGGGCTCTACCCCCAGCGGCACTGACTACGATCGCCCGGTTGTCGTTATCAATACCCTGCGCATGGACACCATCCATCTGCTGGGCGAGGGAAATCACCGCGGAGAACAAGTTGTCGCGCTGCCCGGGGCAACACTCAACAGCTTGGAAAAACAGCTGGCGCCACTGCGGCGCTCGCCACATTCCGAGATCGGCTCTTCCTGTTTGGGCGCCTCCGTTATTGGCGGTATCGCCAACAATTCCGGCGGCGCACTCTGCCAACGTGGCCCCGCTTACACCGAGCTGGCGCTCTACGCACAGGTCGACGCCCGCGGCGAACTGCAACTGATTAATCACCTGGGCATCGAACTGGGTGAGAACCCCGAGGAAATACTCACTAACCTCGAGCACGGCAACTTTGCAGAAGTTGGGCAACTGGCTTACTCGAACAGCAACACCCGTCCGCGCATGGCCTCGGACCGGGAGTATGTGGAACGGGTGCGCGATGTAGACGCCGATACCCCGGCGAGATTCAACGCAGACCCGCGCCGCCTGTTTGAAACCAGCGGCTGCGCCGGCAAAGTCGCAGTCTTCGCGGTACGCCTCGACACCTACCCCACCCCCAAGCGCACACAAACGTTTTATATCGGCAGCGACGATCCCACCGTTTTTGCGCGCCTGCGCAGAGGGCTACTGAGCGAGTTACCTACTATCCCCCTACTCGGTGAATACCTGCACCGCGACATGTTTGACCTCGCTGCGGAATACGGAAGAGACAGCTTCTACCTGATCAACACACTCGGCACGAGCAATATGCCGCGCTTCTTTGCCCTCAAAGGTCGCGTTGATGCCTGGCTAGAAAAACGCAGCTTCCTACCGCGCTTTCTGAGCGAACGCCTGCTACAAAAAATCAGCAAGCTACTCCCGCAACATCTGCCCAAGCGCATGCTGGACTATCGGGGAAAGTATCCACACCACCTGATCGTCAAGGTGGCGGATGACGGCATCGAAAGCACCCGCGAATGGCTGCAGGCCTTTTTCGAAAACGAAGAAAACACGGGTGACTTTTTTATCTGCACAACCGAGGAAGCCAGCAAAGCCATGCTGCACCGTTTTGTATCCGCCGGTGCCGCCATGCGTTACCAGGCCGTACATTACAAACGCGTGGGGGAGTTACTGCCATTGGATATTGCACTGCGGCGCAACGATATGGATTGGGAGGAAAAGCTACCGGCAGAAATCGCCGATCAGCTAGAGCAGCGCCTCTACTACGGCCACTTCTTGTGTAACGTCTTCCATCAGGATTACGTCCTGAAAAAAGACGCCGACCATGAGGCGGTCAAGAAAGCCATGCTAACACTGCTCGACCAGCGGGGAGCGCGCTACCCCGCAGAGCACAATGTCGGCCACCTATATCAAGCGCCCGACGCACAGCGCGAATTCTTCGAACAACTCGACCCCACCAACACCTTCAACCCCGGTATCGGCAAGACCGCAAAAACACGCCGCTGCTGTAGCTGCGGCTAG
- a CDS encoding PepSY domain-containing protein has translation MKNVKSSLLAVTLGGIAAVAAAQDATDKKPPPGAMALSMVLTKLEQQGYTPVVEVSLDKGRWEVEAYKEGKKWDLEVDPNSGEILEIKEDNN, from the coding sequence ATGAAAAATGTGAAGAGCTCACTGCTCGCCGTCACCCTCGGCGGGATTGCCGCGGTGGCTGCCGCACAGGACGCCACAGACAAAAAGCCACCACCCGGTGCCATGGCGCTATCCATGGTGCTTACCAAGCTCGAGCAACAGGGCTATACCCCTGTGGTGGAAGTATCGCTGGACAAGGGCCGCTGGGAAGTTGAAGCCTACAAAGAAGGCAAGAAGTGGGACCTGGAGGTGGACCCCAACAGCGGGGAAATACTGGAGATAAAAGAAGACAACAACTGA